The genome window AGATATTTTCCATACGTTCTTAGAAGGCTCTTCAGTCCTGAAAGTTGCTTGGATTGAAGTGGAAAACAGTTTTGGAAAGGTGAACAAAACTGTTATGAAAGCAAATCAGTTTGCTCCTTTATGGGTCTATATGGTGAGGACGTGTTCCATTGGGTCTTGGCTTTTCCCCTCCCAAATTGTGATTATCCaccatttctttgtttttttccccattaagaACACCCTGTTGTAGGCTTTTCCACGTGTCCTTTCTTTTGAAGTTGCATGGTCTTGGATGGATGAGAACTGAGACTTGCTCTGACAGGCAGTGATTGCCTTTTCTCCATCCATCTTCTGTGTTGGATCAACTGAATATATAATAAAGCTTCTTTTCTACTGAATGCCTCAGAATTGCCTATCTAGAGGGAAATGGGAAGAGTAGCATCtggctatttttttccctttctctatGCTAATAGTCCTTCACTTAGGGCTTCCTCTGCAGATGGCCTGCCAGTGATTTGCATCATTTCTGATGTGTCCTGCCTCACTGATATGCTTAAGTGTGGATTGATCTTCACTTTGTCTACTGCAGCAGCCTTTtccttggctttgttttgtccttGAGCTCCAGAATCTCCAAGCTtctggtgtttctttttttcatatttttttttttcttgatatgTCTCATACTAAGACAGgcaattttttccccctcagatTATTTGCTTTAGAGCTGTATTTCATTGTGTTTGTTGCTATGCATGCATGGAAAGAAACTGACCTGTCCCCAAATAAAGGACAGTCTAAACTGTAATAAACAACTGAACTGAGAtaagagattaaaaagaagTATTATGAAGTCACATTCCAGATCAGGTACTGAACCACATGAATAATGATGTGCTCAAATTTTTTTAGTAAGATCAACTATTTTCAGAATTAACTTTAATTATTTCTCCTTTGATTTTAAACcttcaaagctgtttttaagGAACAGTGGATTCATTGGAGCAAATTCTTTACCTCCTCACTAGTACTGACTCAGTGAGCTGATTGTTGCTGGAATAACATGGAAGCGAGAGTTGCTAGCTCATTTCACTTCTTACTATTGCTGTACCTTGGTTTTGGAAGGGATAGATAATTCTGCAGATGCTGCactattttgcttttcattgcaGGGAGTTTATGGAACAGCATGGTGAATTCTCTCCAGTCTGTGTTTACATGCGAGATGAGGTAAGTCAGCAGTGTCTTCTTAACTCTCTTCTGTCcctaaaaaataagaaaaactcagctctgctttccaaCCTGTAAAGTGTTTCTTTTGAACTTTCTTGAGAGGGGAAGTAGAAAAATGTTGGTCTTTTCAAAGCATGATGTGTCTGTATGGAAAAAAGCTCTCTTGGAATATAACCCTGGGCCGTTTAGACCTCTGAGCCCATAAAATGAGCTCAATGacctgtttgtgtttttctttccaacttCTTTTAAAGCTTGAGTCAAAACAGtggtttcattttaataaatatttgcttttctctgtgttttgatCTTTTGCtattaatgttttgtttaatattttgtatgtgtgtattATGGAATTTGCTCTCCCTGGCTGTCCCCTTCACTTCCCACTGACCTCTGTGGACAGATCATCTTTATTCTGGAACAGGTCATTACATGCAGATGGGAGGGGGATGTAATGAAATCTGCTGTCTGTCAGTTCTGAGGTGGTGTCTGTGATTTAACTTCTGtgataaaaataatgctttgcCAAGGTCAGATCTgacctctgtgtgtgtatgggaTGGGAATATATGTAGGTCATCTTCCCTTGAGGTCCTTTAATAGGCAGTGAATTTGGTGAAGCAGTACAGGTGAAAACAGGTCTCATTTCCAACTGCAGAAAGAGTGTGTTTTGAGCTGGCTTTGGTGCTGTGTAGTGTTTGTTTTGATAGAGGCTTCTTTcaaaaaagagcattttaaatGCTCTCCCAGGTAGGCAGTTGCCATTGTTACTTTCCTCCATTGCAGGTATCAGGAAGAGATGCCCTAGAGAAGACCACACTGAAGTCTCTTGGCTTAACAGGGGGCAGTGCCATCATCAGGTTGGGAGAAGCAAAGtttggattatttatttttccactctggtgatgactttttttatttcaaatactgaaaataaaatgtaaaagccCAGAAAAAGTTCAAAAAGACAAATGCCACGGCACTTGGTAGTTATTGCACTTGCCTGTTCATCTGAAACTGCTGCCCAGATGTGCTTCCCACAGCTGCAGATGTTGGCATTGACCAGTCATGTGCAGATTAAAGGggcttctttgctgcttttgttttttgttttgctctttgttttcgAGCGAAGCAGTTCAAAGTCAAAAGTAGCTCTGAGGGGACAATCCTCTGCCTCTTTAAACTCCCAGTGCCCACAGTGCCTCCTGCTGACAGTTTGGGAGGGTGAGGTGGGGCACAATGACAGCCTTTCTGTGATGTTCAAGCCAGTTCTTTGCAGTACATGCAGAAGGCCAGAGTTACTAGAAGCTGTGCTTTACAACCCATTGCTGTTTCTTCCCTGGAAGgcagttttcttcctgtggAGCGGGTAGttcctgttctgtgttttttttgcaCAACCCCCCACCCCTAACTTCAGAGTAATTTGAGCTTGTTCTTTTTGAGTGCCTGGAAGAAGCAGATCATTAAATTAGGGGTATATTTGAATCTAGCTGTCCTTTTTGTGTCATGTTCATGTTGAGAATGCGGAGGGCAGTACTATTaggataaattattttgtttttattccttttgatGTCTTCTTTAAGAGTTGTCATGAAGAAATGCAGTTCATCTGGTCAGGAAGAAGCTGTGGGTGCCACGGTGCAGTCTAATGAGCTGACAGTGAGGCCAGGCTCTACTGGAGGAGCAGTGGATGTGCCCCTACCTCAAGCAAACACATTCCCAAAGGACTTGGACCACAGGGATGTGGCCATGCCTTTAAACAGCTGCGCAGACAAGCAAGACTCGATTAGAGAATCTGATGCCAGCTCAGAGGAGCAGTGGCCTTCCCCAGAGCCTGAGTCTACCCCATTTGTCCCTTTTTCTGGAGATGGACAGCGTCTGGTGGACTCCTCCATAGCTGCACCATCTCTTGGGTCAGATTTGCCATCTTCAAAGCTGCCAACAACTTTTTCCAGCCCTGGAGGCCCTTCTAAGCCAAAGAAGTCCAAGAACAGCCAAGAACTGCAAAAGGAGCAAGatcaggtaagaaaaaaattgtttgcaaTCAGGGCTTTTTTTATCCTCCCTTGCCTGAGATTGAGCTCCTATTAGTAGAAAgctctttctgttttcaagaaTTGTTCCCCATAATACAGGGTTAGGTGTAATACAGTTCTGCCAAGAGTTCAGTAAGGAGATACTGAATTCTGGACAATTTAATACAGGAAATATAAAGGATGGGAATTTAAGTATTTACTGTCCAGAGGCAAGCAAAGCTTTGAACCTTGAGGTATCCTTGACAAATGGTTATAATGGAGGCAACACAACTACAGTAACAGCACAGTCCAGAAGAGCCTCAATCTCTGTGCCTCAGATTCCATGCGGATTTCATTAACAAATGCCCACTTTATCACTTGAGCCCTGGGTACtagtctgtattttaaaaatcactattTGCTGTGTAGTTTTGCTAAAGATGAGCAGAGTTTAGTCAGACTTGTGTTGTGCAACACCCTGGAGGTGCTCACTGCTTGTTGTAACTGACTTACCTCCCAGGGCACACAAAAGGTACAAGCTTGGTACAGTTTTACATATGGAAAGGAAGAACTTTTCTAATTTGTTGTAGGAGCAAAAGTGGTCTGAATATTTGTTGCAACTTGATCCCATGACTTCAAAGATCTGAGAAGACTGGCAGAGTTTCTAACTCTTAGGTTGCAAGGTGTGCTCAGATTTCTTCTCTGAGCCTCTCTGTGGAATGTGGATCTCCATAGTAAAGCTATTGTAAAAGCAGTATCTCATGCTGGTAGTTGTTAACATCTGCTTTCTCAGAGTTCCTTCTGCCTGTAGTCACTCTGACTTGCAGTTTAACTCTTTTGGTGACGTGTGGTAGATTGTCAGAAGTACAGATCTACAGCTACGGTTACATCTCCATGTGCTGATGGGGGAAATGGAACCCATGTTACCATTCTACTAGCCACAGCTTAATGGGAAGTTGTGCTGTTGggcacagagctgagcagcagcagcctaaGGACTCCCATGATCCGGCATCTTCCTCAGAATTGCAGTCCAGTTCATACCACTCACAGGCACTTCTGGAGCCAGTCTCCCTTCCAGCTTGAGAGCAGCtttggaagcagctgcagaTTCTGTTGCGGGGGTTCTCCCCTCGTGTTAAACAGCATGTGATTTTGACTGCTGCTTTCAAGCCCTTTGATCTCTGGTGCTTTTGCTGCTGATTGATTACATTTTGTTCCCTCCTCCATTCCTGCCATCCTCCGCtctctttgctttcagcagcaagagcagagcagggataGCCACATGGCATCTGCTTTTTGTCCCTTTtcagtcctgaggaaaaaacccaaaacaaaacaaattatttttaaacatcaaaGGTCCATTTTTGTAAAAGAATCTTCCCATTAATGCTTTGCCTGTGTGTGGTTTTTGAAGCTGAAGAGAGAGGCTGGATAAAATCTGTGCCGGCGTCCCTTCGTTTTGTGGGCTAAAGATGGTTTACAGACAGCTGCATGCTGGCTTTGATGTCAGAACATTAATTATTAGAAGGTAACTTTACACCAGATTCCCCATGAGATTAGAGCTCCCTGAGGTGGTGGGGAGGAGTTGGCTCTCCAGGGAGAGCTTGCTGCTGTGGCAATCACAATAGCCACTACTTTACCTAAAATGAAATAGAAGTTTTCCTCAGCTTGCCCACTTACTTGGGGTAGGATGGTGACCACAGAGTGAACTGCTTTCTCCCTGACACCTGGCTGTACCACATAGACTGCCCTGGTAGGCACTGCTGTGAATAGATGGGTTCAGCCTACTGGTGAGAAGTGCCTGGTGTCTCAGCTTTGGTAGTGGAAGTTGAGACTTCAAAGAATGAACCATACTGCAGCATCTTTGGCTCCTGAAGGGTATTTCTGGTGCAAATCTGACAGCAAAATGCTCAGGTTCCTTTCCTCTGGAGTTACGTAATGGAGAGTAGAAACTGCTATGAGGTGGCCATTTGTTACTGCAGGAGGTGGTTCCTTTTTGTCACGGTTGCAGAAGAGTCTGAATGTGTAGTTGATTGGGAGGAGAGTTGATGTACCTGgccatttcctttctgtaagtCACTATGGGAAGGAGGTTTCTGGATTCTGCCTGTGCTTTGTCTGTGCAGGCAGTGCGGGTATCCTGCAGGGAATCACACAAGAGGAGGGCATTTATAGCTGGGAAGTAGTGGATTTTGTATTGCAGCATGTAGGTAGTTCTTGTAGCTGGGGAATGGCTCTAGGAGATGTGTCTGTTTGAACGAAGATGTCTGGAAAGCAACACTTGGATGACAGTTTAACAGAGAGTGTTCTGGAGCGGTGAACACGCAGCAAGGAAGAGGGTGGGTTAGGACTGGGGTGTATGTCTGCCTTCTGCTCTTTGGTGATTCCTGATCTCTTGGCTGAGGTCTGTAGCTACTGCCGTGGTTTTGGCAGTGTCTGACGCTTTCCCTGTGGAATCCTGCTGTGTTAGGATTAGCTACACTGCTTGCTATACCCAATACTAAACTGTACGTTTAGGATTTGCTAGTGCAGACATTGGAATTCTCCCCATTGTAGCCCAGTGCGCTTCACAACTTGCCATACGatattcctttgttttttggAAGGTCTATTTTTGGTATGTGTGTGTTTAGAATGAAACAAAGCTTAAGCCTGTTTGAGGAGATTGAAGTATACCTGATTACTGGGGAGGCCTGATTAATTCTCCTTGGGCCTCTGACATTGATTTGACCTTATCAAACCAGCTGCAGGCGGCAGTTCAGACCATTGTGCAATTGGCCTTTTGCAAGAGGGTGACTGGACACTTGGGAtctctcctgcagtgctgggcattCCTCCCCCTGAGCCCCGGCAAAGCTGCAATCAGGCTCCTTCACCCGCTAGTTAGAGCTGACCCTGCTAAACTTTCTAAAAGTAGCCAAGGGTCCCACCCACACAACCTCActcttttaatttctcaaatTACCCTTTAGTGCCCACAGGCAGAGTGAACATTGCCTTGTAATTTGTGTTGTCGCTTTTGACAATTGAGGAGACTCCTTCTGTTCCCCAGGGACCTATGCTTGGGGGAAGGGAGCATGGATGGAACAGATGGAGAGAGGACTGGTCATTAAATAGGGTTGGAAAGAGTGTATGAGGGAATAAGGGGAGAAGAAATGGGCACTGGGTTTGTTCGTAGGGCCTAAAGCTATGTTAGGCTGACAGCTGCCTGTAAAGAAATGCTGTGTTACCAAAGTTCTTGTTCTCATGGTGCTCTTCATTCATCGACAGGTTCCCTCTGCATCTCTTGTAGCCTGCAGTACACTGTTCAGTTTGTTTTCAGGCTTTGTGTGTTTACACATTTCTATGATTTAAAAAGTTTGAACTGCTCAAGAACCAATAAGTGTAAGTGCCTCTGGTGTGTTTGACTCTGGTAGTAGTTTAAGTTCACATTCTGACACAACTGTTGCTTTTGATGTAGGGGGTAGGAGCCAGTGTCTGACCAGTTCTAAATTGTGAGTGATACGTAATGTCACACGCCCTTCAGAGGCAACAAATGCTGTTTGTCTAATAGGTTGGGGGAGGCTGGagtttgatttgggttttttgtgagTTTGTGGGCTTTGTTTTTcgtttggtggtggtggtttagAGGTGTGTGGGGtggtttgtgtggttttttttaaataattggaGTCACAGGTATAGGCCAGGACACAATGTTGTGAAAGGTTTTTGCTATCATGATATCCAGCTTCCTATTCTGGGGAGGAGGCAAGGAACAGCATGACCCACtgcctgtgtcctgctctgcccctgAGGGGGACATCTTGGCTGTTTGAGATTCATGTGCTGCTTGAATCCTGGCCTATCCTCAGCAGCTGTACCTTTATTGCAGCTAATGCATACAGTGAACTGGAACAAAGGCTTATCTCAGCCCTAAGTACTTGCATAGTGCAAAACCAAAAGGTTTCCACTCTCTGAGGGAGCTTTCTGCACACCAGAACCCAGGTTAACAATTTGAAACGTGTACAGTGAGACCCTGCAGTGGCTCAGTTCAAAGAACTCAACAGGTCAAAAACTACCTTACCAAAACAAAGGATTGCTCTCTAGAGTATGAACAAGGGGAGTGAGCCCTGTTTGGGAACTGGTGCTGTTGGTTCTGTGGCAAGAGAATGTGAAGTGAACAGAAGGTACAATGCCAGTGAGGAGTGTGTGGCAGATGAAGAGCTCAAAAGGACAGTTTCTAGTCAGCAGCATGGAGAGCAGCACCTGTGTTAGTTGAGTGCTGCCTGCAGAACAGGAAAGCAGCCATTGCAGTTTGAGAGGTTTGGAGTAGAATAGACAGAggtaggttttggttttgggacAGGAGTACTGACAACCTGTGTGTCATTAGTCTGATTTTGGTGGCATGAATTCTGCACTGgtctttgcatttcagtttgcaCACACAGTCCTTTTACTTCTTTCAGGGGCCTTACAGCATAAGTAAAACAATGCATTTAAGACTAACCAAAGCTCATTTTCATTCTATAGCTTGTAGAACGAGAGCCACTTGTATGTCACCTAGACCTCCTAGAACCCCTTCCTACTGGCCCAGAAGAGCTTCCTGATGAGTTCTTTGAAGTCACAGTGGATGATGTACGGAAACGTTTGGCACAGCTGCAGAGTGAGAGGCAAGTTCCCTTTCTGCTGGCGACTGAGATTGCTCCATATCCTTTTGTGAGCAGAGGGACACTGTGCATCTGCTGCTGGCCGTGATCTCTGGGTAAAGGTATTCAGCACTGGCAGTCTCTGCCCTTTATGCCGTTGGAGTTCAGGGGCTgtaccatgtttctgtgatagAGCCTATGTTCTTGTGTGAATTGGAGGAGCACTTGTGCATGGGAGATGGTTTCACTGCATGTTGATCACTGTGATGCCTGCGTGGTGGTAGGTTTATCTGGGAACCCCAACCTAATAAGAGATGAGCCCTCCCAGAGAAAGGATTAAGAgagatttatttctgtgttctgcGTTTCAGGGTGTTATTCAGAGCCACTTAACACCccacctctttttcttcctttccttctcttgttCTGGAGGAGATGCCGCTGCCTTTGTTATTAGATACGCTCATATTTGCTAGAGGCCCAAAGCAGTGGTGACCTCCTGCTATATGTTTTGATCTGACTTCACATTAACTATTAGGAAATAAAATCGATGGAATTTGTAACTTGTGATGGACGAATATATGAATACAATGAATCCAGCTTCATAAGAGTAACTCCCACTGACTTTGGTAGTGCTGTAGCATTTTCAGCCAGTAAGAAACACCTTGTATTTTAAGTAACAGAACTAACCTTTTATTAGAGTTCATCAGAAAAGACCAACTTTGATACATTACCCAAgtggaaataaagcaaaatcaaaCTTTGCCATAAATCAACCATGGGAACATTTAGAACACACACAAAGAGGGAGAAGACATATAGGAAGCTGGGCTAACTATGCGTCTCACTGTGCAAGTAGCTTGTCATCAAATATTCCTGATTTTACTGTTCTCTTATTCCAGTTCTGTACTAAAATCTCAGAATAAGATAAACTGGCCTCCCTGTTACAACAGCATTTTGCTGTCTATatgtttcataaataaattaatgaatatATTTAGTTTCAAGTGGATCATATCATTCCTGTGAACATGACAAGCATTCTCTGAAACTGTGGGGTAGCCTACTTTATACTGTAACCAAGTGTGAGTTAAACTTCTTACttagaactgttttttttcctcaacaggCTGGTGAAATCCACATAAGTACACAGATTGCCCTGAAAATTGCTCTGCCTCTTGTGGGTCTGGAATATTTAGTGTTACAAATGTAGGATCATTTGGCTGGGGGTTACTGGAATACAGtcccctcagaaaaaaagacctgCTTTTCAAATTTGCTGATGTTTGTAATCCCTAGTCCCCTCACAGCCAGGGACAAACAAAGGCAAGTTACACATGAAGCTGATACCACTTGGCTTCTGATCTCAGCCTGGTGAATCCTAACAAAAACTAGCTGCCTgcaacacaattttaaaaatgcagttagaATTTAATTCTGACTTCATGAAGAGCTGAGAATTGATATGAATCAGCAGTTGGTACTCAGGGGAGTGGAGCAGGTTAGTTCCATGTTTGCTTTGCAGATTGTGAGCTGGCACTTTCAGGGCATCTTGGAATGTGGTGTTCAGCTGACAGTAAGCCTGTAGCTGTTTTGTTCAGCAGCTGTTTCTGAGATACCTTGGTGTTTCTTAGAAATAGAGATCCTTCAAGCTTGATAGGTTAAGAGATTAACTTGCAAATAGCTGTGCAGAATTATATGATCGGATGTTTTGCCAAAATTGAGCCTAGGGAATTGTTTATCCAGAATTCAGTGGAAACAAGGAAGAAAGCCTAACGCTGAACATGGGATCTGTTGGATCTAAGCTTATTTCTTCACTTACAGAAAAACATATAATTGTTTTCTTGAATTGATTGTTACATCTTAAATACAGGCAGATTACAGGTTCCCTTCAAAACACCAGTCTACAATGCCTGCTCTTGAATTATCTGAAActtctcatttttgttttgtttccctgttgCTAATCAATACCCATTAATTCTTGTACCAGCATTTCTTGCATCAGCTTCAGtagctcttctccctccctggagTAATATGTCCAACTTTAACCTCTCTTTTATTGGATTAATAAGCCTATCTCTTCCTGAGTAGTCAAAGCAAACACTCCCCTACTCTTCTTAGTGTCTTTGCTGCTATCTGTgaacttatttttaaacttgtaGGAGAAAAGTAATCTTACATAGTATTGTTGCTGATGCTCAGTAGTTCCATGTATGTGACTTTTGGGGTAGGAGCCAAAGGAGGTGGGGAAAATGCTGTGCAGAGTACATGGAACAGATGAGCAGTTTTCATCAGCCTTTCTTGgactttttgctttcttaataaaataaaaatacatctttaaattacagaaatgaCAGCTTGTCTTCTTCTCATGTATCTAGGAAACGCCTGGAAGAAGCTCCACTGATGACAAAGTCTTTGAGGGAGGCTCAGCTGAAGGAGAAGTTAGAGCGTTATCCAAAGGtagattttgttctttttccaaTCCTTTTGGCTGGTCCTGGCCTGGAAGTTGAGTAACTCTGGGAATCAGTTGTGATCAAGAGGGTCCTGAGCTATTGATAGTGAGACTTCTCAAATTCCTATCCCTAGTAATTGTTTATGGGACTTGCACAACAGCTGTGCCCTGTAAAATCAGCTGTCCCGACTGAGTGGCAGGTTGTAGAGCTCCTGTTCTGTTCTTACAGATGTTTCAAGCACTTATGTTGTACACACATCAGTCCGTGTGGCTGAGCTTCCCTGTCTGCCTCTCCTCTGTAAATTCCTACATTTTGATAGTATCTCGTTGTGAGTTGAACGAAGTTACAGATTGGAGATGCCTTGGTCTGTAAATATGATCATAATGCAGTTTTTGTCCTTGGtgtcttactgaaaaaaaaaatatactaagTTTGTAAGCTAAGTGTGTTCTGACCAATGCTGGAAATAGACTGGTATGAGTTCCTTCAGATGTGCAGTGGGACAATACTTGCTAATACGGACACTTCAAGATACTGATACACTGTATCTGTCCACGGGTGACTTTCTTCTTTGTGCACCACTTCACCCAGGGAGCTCCTGCTCTCTGAATCAATGCTGCTGCACTGGACTGTTTCTACGGATCAGCTCTGACAGCCTTTGAAAACCCGACAGCCCTTATTCTCTGAGGAGCTGCACAGTCATGGTTAGCCAGTGTGCTGTTCTGCCCCTGTCGAGTAAATACCTCAGATATCCccacttagaaaaaaacccaaaacaaacaacaacaaacttgCTCAAAAATTCTAAGCCAAGGGTGGGTGTTACTGAACGGCCGTGCACAACTGACCTGATGTGCTTTGCCTCTGACTTAGGTGGTGTTAAGAGTCCATTTTCCAGACAGACATGTTCTGCAGGGCTTCTTCCATCCTAGTGAAACTGGTAAGAGCAAtctcccctgcagcctgtgaagcTGCAGCTAACCTCCTGTCAGTCTTTAGCTTCATGACGGGAGAATGGCTCTGGTCAGATTTCTGCTGTCCAGGAGAGCAATACTACTCTGAACAAGCAGCAGAAGCTAGTTAACGCTGTTCTTACGAGGCCCATGAAGTGGATGAGAAAAGGGTCTGGGGTAGTTAACTTAGTTAAAGGGATTTTATTTCCAGGACTGCTTGATGGAGACTGTCAGGCTACTTGATGGCAACATACATGTGCTCAGGAAACTGTCCCAGCTGATGTTCCATTGTTTGTGTGCAGACCGTGTGCACACTGAGATGAGTCTGGGCACTTCCTCTATGTTAAAGCTTAAACAGTTTTGGGATAAAAACACCTGTCCCCcccaataaaaaataaaaaaaattaaaaaaaaaaaaaaaaaagcgccaaacaaacaaacaggaagaagaagcagctttACCTAAAAATCTTGCAGCTATTATTGGATTTGCTAGGAAGAGCTCAGCTGGCATCCACAGATTTTGCTAAGGAACCAGCATGTCTAAGTGGGTTATTTTGGTgaagtttggtttggtttttgtggttttgtttggttttggggtttggtgtttattttcctttttttttttttttcccccctcagatATTTGTAATAGTGTTGGGGAAAAGCCAATCTGCAGACATTGTAGAGGGCACTTCTGGTACAGGTTAGCCTTTTTGTCCAGCATCTGAAGAAACAAATGTACTTCAGCAaatctttctctcctttttctacAGTTGGCATTTTGAGAGACTTTATAAGGAACCACCTTGCAGATGCAGACTTGCCATTTTACTTGTGT of Apus apus isolate bApuApu2 chromosome 17, bApuApu2.pri.cur, whole genome shotgun sequence contains these proteins:
- the ASPSCR1 gene encoding tether containing UBX domain for GLUT4 isoform X1, with translation MAAAGGGGAAVSVLAPSGRRVTVRVGPSTVLLQILEEVCRKQGGSPGEYGLKFQRSVLDLSLQWRFARLPNNAKLEMVPVSSKVGAGNTVRIALQLDDGSRLQDTFLCQQTLWELLNHFAKIREFMEQHGEFSPVCVYMRDEVSGRDALEKTTLKSLGLTGGSAIIRVVMKKCSSSGQEEAVGATVQSNELTVRPGSTGGAVDVPLPQANTFPKDLDHRDVAMPLNSCADKQDSIRESDASSEEQWPSPEPESTPFVPFSGDGQRLVDSSIAAPSLGSDLPSSKLPTTFSSPGGPSKPKKSKNSQELQKEQDQLVEREPLVCHLDLLEPLPTGPEELPDEFFEVTVDDVRKRLAQLQSERKRLEEAPLMTKSLREAQLKEKLERYPKVVLRVHFPDRHVLQGFFHPSETVGILRDFIRNHLADADLPFYLFIAPPRIILNDASLTLFEAKLFPTAVIHFGSEESRDCYLKSELLSSVVSPSAADLLVARCLSKSLVPSASSSLESTVPSLSEPEVESHKKTDEQPEPANVQEAPQVLRRAPGKVPKWLKLPGGKR
- the ASPSCR1 gene encoding tether containing UBX domain for GLUT4 isoform X3, with product MVPVSSKVGAGNTVRIALQLDDGSRLQDTFLCQQTLWELLNHFAKIREFMEQHGEFSPVCVYMRDEVSGRDALEKTTLKSLGLTGGSAIIRVVMKKCSSSGQEEAVGATVQSNELTVRPGSTGGAVDVPLPQANTFPKDLDHRDVAMPLNSCADKQDSIRESDASSEEQWPSPEPESTPFVPFSGDGQRLVDSSIAAPSLGSDLPSSKLPTTFSSPGGPSKPKKSKNSQELQKEQDQLVEREPLVCHLDLLEPLPTGPEELPDEFFEVTVDDVRKRLAQLQSERKRLEEAPLMTKSLREAQLKEKLERYPKVVLRVHFPDRHVLQGFFHPSETVGILRDFIRNHLADADLPFYLFIAPPRIILNDASLTLFEAKLFPTAVIHFGSEESRDCYLKSELLSSVVSPSAADLLVARCLSKSLVPSASSSLESTVPSLSEPEVESHKKTDEQPEPANVQEAPQVLRRAPGKVPKWLKLPGGKR
- the ASPSCR1 gene encoding tether containing UBX domain for GLUT4 isoform X2, whose amino-acid sequence is MAAAGGGGAAVSVLAPSGRRVTVRVGPSTVLLQILEEVCRKQGGSPGEYGLKFQRSVLDLSLQWRFARLPNNAKLEMVPVSSKVGAGNTVRIALQLDDGSRLQDTFLCQQTLWELLNHFAKIREFMEQHGEFSPVCVYMRDEVSGRDALEKTTLKSLGLTGGSAIIRVVMKKCSSSGQEEAVGATVQSNELTVRPGSTGGAVDVPLPQANTFPKDLDHRDVAMPLNSCADKQDSIRESDASSEEQWPSPEPESTPFVPFSGDGQRLVDSSIAAPSLGSDLPSSKLPTTFSSPGGPSKPKKSKNSQELQKEQDQLVEREPLVCHLDLLEPLPTGPEELPDEFFEVTVDDVRKRLAQLQSERKRLEEAPLMTKSLREAQLKEKLERYPKVVLRVHFPDRHVLQGFFHPSETVGILRDFIRNHLADADLPFYLFIAPPRIILNDASLTLFEVLSPLRTILTPQRKGGFSGFSVNVNAVPSLLVLTCLLLIQPLMLSLVSVVTLSFGLSSK
- the ASPSCR1 gene encoding tether containing UBX domain for GLUT4 isoform X4 is translated as MAAAGGGGAAVSVLAPSGRRVTVRVGPSTVLLQILEEVCRKQGGSPGEYGLKFQRSVLDLSLQWRFARLPNNAKLEMVPVSSKVGAGNTVRIALQLDDGSRLQDTFLCQQTLWELLNHFAKIREFMEQHGEFSPVCVYMRDEVSGRDALEKTTLKSLGLTGGSAIIRVVMKKCSSSGQEEAVGATVQSNELTVRPGSTGGAVDVPLPQANTFPKDLDHRDVAMPLNSCADKQDSIRESDASSEEQWPSPEPESTPFVPFSGDGQRLVDSSIAAPSLGSDLPSSKLPTTFSSPGGPSKPKKSKNSQELQKEQDQLVEREPLVCHLDLLEPLPTGPEELPDEFFEVTVDDVRKRLAQLQSERKRLEEAPLMTKSLREAQLKEKLERYPKVVLRVHFPDRHVLQGFFHPSETVGILRDFIRNHLADADLPFYLFIAPPRIILNDASLTLFETST